One window from the genome of Penaeus monodon isolate SGIC_2016 chromosome 4, NSTDA_Pmon_1, whole genome shotgun sequence encodes:
- the LOC119572393 gene encoding cytochrome c oxidase subunit 7A, mitochondrial-like: MNVARAAVRTFTSSSARRAATDVHPGYGQIRGTMNKFQVDNGMPIHLKGGVFDNLLFVSTCVLNAVGLSMTLGFIYDMSFPKKA; this comes from the exons ATGAACGTCGCTCGT GCTGCTGTCCGCACCTTCACCTCCAGCTCAGCTCGCCGAGCTGCCACAGATGTTCACCCTGGCTATGGCCAGATCCGTGGTACCATGAACAAATTCCAG GTTGACAATGGTATGCCCATCCACCTGAAGGGAGGTGTTTTCGACAACCTTCTGTTTGTAAGCACCTGTGTACTCAATGCCGTGGGTCTTAGCATGACTCTGGGATTCATATATGATATGAGCTTCCCCAAGAAGGCCTAG